One window from the genome of Mycolicibacterium gadium encodes:
- a CDS encoding ABC transporter permease, giving the protein MSAGVVFRQRFPGTARSLSRWRAKWRDLGDQAHFYGQSVASIVQAVGIYRAELLRQIAAIGLGAGSLAVVGGTVAVVAFLNISTSGALASQAYNQMSQVGVEALAGFTSAFVNVRLVTPASSAFAFAATIGAGTTAQLGAMKINEEVDALAVMGIRPIAYLASTRLLAGMIVVIPLYCVALLMSFFSVRVITTAFYGQGPGVFDHYFDTFLSPQAVFFSFAVTVAEVLVIMLIHTYYGLNATGGPAGVGEAVGRATRTSLIASQMVILLVTLALYGQTGNFNYAG; this is encoded by the coding sequence ATGAGCGCCGGCGTTGTCTTTCGGCAGCGGTTTCCCGGCACCGCCCGCTCGTTGAGTCGGTGGCGGGCCAAGTGGAGAGATCTCGGCGATCAGGCTCACTTCTACGGGCAGTCGGTCGCCTCGATAGTGCAGGCGGTGGGTATTTATCGGGCTGAATTGCTGCGCCAGATCGCCGCGATCGGTCTCGGAGCGGGATCCTTAGCGGTGGTTGGTGGCACCGTGGCGGTCGTTGCCTTCTTGAACATATCGACCAGCGGCGCCCTCGCAAGTCAGGCCTACAACCAGATGTCTCAAGTCGGCGTGGAAGCGTTGGCGGGCTTCACCTCTGCCTTCGTCAACGTTCGGCTGGTAACCCCGGCCAGCTCCGCCTTCGCGTTCGCCGCGACGATCGGTGCTGGTACCACCGCGCAGCTGGGCGCAATGAAAATCAACGAGGAGGTCGACGCGCTAGCGGTGATGGGCATCCGGCCCATCGCCTATCTGGCCTCCACCCGTTTGCTCGCCGGCATGATCGTGGTCATTCCACTGTATTGCGTGGCCTTGTTGATGTCGTTCTTCTCGGTACGGGTCATCACCACCGCTTTTTACGGGCAAGGGCCCGGAGTATTCGACCACTACTTCGACACCTTTCTCAGTCCGCAGGCTGTGTTCTTCTCCTTCGCCGTCACGGTCGCCGAAGTGCTGGTGATCATGTTGATCCACACGTACTACGGACTTAACGCCACCGGCGGGCCCGCGGGCGTGGGCGAAGCGGTCGGGCGCGCGACCCGGACCTCACTGATCGCGTCTCAAATGGTGATTCTGTTAGTCACCCTGGCTCTCTACGGCCAGACCGGCAACTTCAACTACGCGGGGTGA
- a CDS encoding DUF1109 domain-containing protein has product MTIHTADDPADDPTASGTAPDDTVDVGSAEGADGGDPEVANEKQHGDTAPPSRTPMPPQRLALVMGLLAAVTMAALTSWLGFQTYQAHQAAEQRQLFVQVGRQGALNLTTIDWQHADVDVKRILDSATGTFYDEFSQRSQPFIDVVNKVKSKSVGTITEAGLESHSRDTAQVLVAVSVKTTVGDGPEQEPRSWRMRVTVQKVGNDAKVADVEFVV; this is encoded by the coding sequence GTGACCATCCACACCGCCGACGACCCGGCCGACGATCCCACAGCGAGTGGGACGGCCCCTGATGACACCGTCGATGTCGGTTCGGCCGAAGGCGCCGACGGCGGGGACCCCGAAGTCGCCAACGAAAAACAACATGGGGACACCGCGCCCCCCTCGCGAACCCCGATGCCGCCGCAGCGACTAGCGCTTGTGATGGGGTTGCTGGCGGCCGTGACGATGGCCGCTCTGACCAGTTGGCTCGGCTTCCAGACCTACCAAGCGCATCAGGCCGCCGAACAACGTCAGCTATTCGTGCAGGTCGGACGGCAAGGCGCACTGAATCTGACCACGATCGACTGGCAGCACGCCGACGTCGATGTAAAGCGCATTCTCGACTCGGCTACCGGCACGTTCTACGACGAGTTCTCCCAGCGGTCACAGCCGTTCATCGACGTGGTCAACAAGGTGAAGTCCAAATCGGTGGGCACCATTACCGAGGCCGGCTTGGAATCGCATTCCCGTGACACGGCCCAGGTGCTGGTCGCGGTCAGCGTGAAGACCACGGTCGGCGATGGGCCAGAACAGGAACCCCGGTCATGGCGAATGCGCGTCACGGTGCAGAAAGTCGGCAACGATGCGAAGGTCGCCGACGTGGAGTTCGTGGTATGA
- a CDS encoding MCE family protein: MYLSKRVRVQLAVFGAVTLLAGGTMGFYYLRLPSLLFGVGRYQVTMKLQDSASLYDNANVTYRGATVGRVSDVRLSDTGVDAVLSLQSDIKIPADLDAHVGSQTAVGELFVDLVPRSGDGAPLENGDVISADRTSVPADINALLRGVNTGVQAIPRNNLKTVIDESYTAFGGLGPELSRLTRGATTLAIDARNNLPALTTLIDESKPVLDTQTETSDSIQTWAANLAQITNQLQLHDESVKGLLVNGPPAADQVRQLFDRVRPTLPILLANMVSLGQVALTYQPNLEQILALYPIEIAGLQGAALANRNTKQDYKGVFLSFNLNLNVPPPCRTGYLPAQQQRVPSEVDYPPKPAGDFYCRIPQESGLTNVRGARNLPCVTRPGKRAPTVKMCESDENYVPLNDGTNWKGDPNATLSGQAVPQLPPGTPPPTPVPATAPIPVAEYDPSTGSYIGPDGKQYRQADLGRNAAGDQTWQDMLLPPKDGER, from the coding sequence ATGTACCTGAGTAAACGAGTTCGGGTGCAGCTGGCCGTGTTCGGAGCGGTGACGCTGTTGGCCGGTGGAACCATGGGCTTCTACTACCTTCGGCTGCCGAGCCTGCTCTTCGGTGTCGGCCGCTATCAGGTCACCATGAAGCTTCAGGACTCAGCAAGCCTGTACGACAACGCCAACGTGACCTACCGCGGCGCGACGGTAGGCCGGGTCTCAGATGTCCGCCTCAGTGACACGGGCGTCGACGCCGTGCTGTCGCTGCAGTCAGACATCAAGATCCCGGCCGACCTCGACGCTCACGTGGGCAGCCAGACCGCGGTAGGCGAATTGTTCGTCGACCTCGTCCCGCGAAGCGGTGACGGCGCGCCGTTGGAGAACGGCGACGTGATATCGGCCGACCGCACCTCGGTCCCTGCCGACATCAACGCACTGCTGCGGGGTGTCAACACCGGTGTCCAAGCGATCCCGCGCAACAACCTCAAAACGGTGATCGACGAGTCCTACACGGCTTTCGGTGGTCTGGGGCCTGAACTTTCCCGGCTGACCCGGGGTGCCACCACGCTCGCGATCGATGCGCGCAACAACCTGCCTGCACTGACCACCCTGATCGACGAATCCAAGCCCGTCCTTGATACCCAGACCGAAACCTCCGACTCCATCCAGACCTGGGCAGCCAATCTCGCTCAAATCACCAATCAGTTGCAGCTGCACGACGAATCGGTGAAAGGCCTACTGGTCAACGGACCCCCCGCCGCTGACCAGGTACGTCAGCTGTTTGACCGCGTACGGCCCACTCTGCCCATCCTGCTGGCCAATATGGTCAGCCTCGGGCAAGTGGCCCTGACCTATCAACCTAATCTCGAGCAGATCCTCGCCCTCTACCCGATTGAGATCGCCGGCCTCCAAGGTGCCGCACTGGCCAACCGAAACACCAAACAGGACTACAAAGGTGTGTTCTTGTCCTTCAACCTGAACCTCAATGTGCCCCCGCCGTGCAGAACGGGATACCTACCCGCCCAACAGCAACGCGTACCGTCTGAAGTGGATTACCCACCGAAGCCCGCCGGTGACTTCTACTGCCGGATACCGCAGGAATCCGGCCTCACGAACGTCCGCGGAGCGCGCAACCTGCCCTGTGTGACTCGGCCGGGAAAGCGTGCGCCCACGGTGAAGATGTGCGAAAGCGACGAAAACTACGTACCACTCAACGACGGCACCAACTGGAAAGGCGATCCGAATGCGACGCTGTCCGGTCAGGCGGTTCCGCAGCTGCCGCCAGGAACGCCACCGCCCACCCCGGTGCCGGCGACCGCCCCGATTCCGGTCGCCGAGTACGACCCGAGCACAGGCAGCTACATCGGACCGGATGGAAAACAGTACAGGCAGGCGGATTTGGGCCGGAATGCTGCCGGGGATCAGACCTGGCAGGACATGCTGCTTCCGCCAAAGGACGGTGAACGGTGA
- a CDS encoding epoxide hydrolase family protein, producing the protein MRPFSIHVADDVLDDLRTRLSRTRWPEAECVPDWTQGIPLGYTRELAAYWADGYDWRSREAALNRFDQFVVEIHGVDIHFIHQRSPHQEAFPLVITHGWPGSIVEFHNVIEPLTNPTAHGGRAEDAFHVVCPALPGYGFSGKPTNAGWGVGKIAQAWETLMLRLGYQRYGAQGGDWGAAITTQMGRNRGHCAAIHLNMPIAYPPAGGITDPTEEEQLALAALTTYQRWETGYSEQQSTRPQTVGYGLADSPVGQMAWIVEKFAAWMDCDGHPENVLSRDELLDNVMMYWATNSGSSSARLYWESFKTLDATTRVELPTGIAAFPKEVLRAPRSWCEPIYNITHWTTMPRGGHFAALEQPRLFVDDIRAFFESVR; encoded by the coding sequence GTGAGACCATTTAGCATCCACGTCGCCGATGACGTTCTCGACGATCTACGAACGCGTCTTTCGCGGACCCGTTGGCCGGAAGCCGAATGTGTACCGGACTGGACCCAGGGCATCCCGCTCGGGTACACCCGCGAACTGGCCGCCTATTGGGCCGACGGATACGACTGGCGGTCCCGTGAAGCCGCCCTCAACCGATTCGATCAGTTCGTCGTCGAAATCCACGGCGTGGACATCCATTTCATCCACCAGCGATCTCCGCACCAAGAGGCTTTTCCGCTGGTGATCACCCACGGCTGGCCCGGCTCGATCGTGGAGTTTCACAACGTGATCGAGCCGCTGACCAACCCGACTGCCCACGGGGGACGGGCCGAGGACGCCTTCCACGTGGTGTGCCCGGCGCTTCCGGGCTACGGTTTCTCCGGCAAGCCCACCAACGCCGGCTGGGGTGTCGGGAAGATCGCGCAGGCCTGGGAGACGCTCATGCTGCGCCTTGGCTACCAGCGCTACGGCGCCCAGGGCGGCGACTGGGGCGCAGCGATCACCACACAAATGGGCCGCAACCGCGGCCACTGCGCCGCCATCCATCTGAATATGCCGATCGCTTACCCTCCAGCGGGCGGCATCACCGATCCGACCGAGGAAGAACAGCTGGCCCTGGCCGCCCTGACGACTTATCAGCGTTGGGAGACAGGCTATTCCGAGCAGCAGTCCACCCGGCCTCAGACCGTCGGCTACGGACTGGCCGATTCGCCGGTCGGCCAGATGGCCTGGATCGTCGAGAAATTCGCAGCGTGGATGGACTGCGACGGCCATCCCGAGAACGTGCTCAGCCGCGATGAGCTCCTCGACAACGTCATGATGTACTGGGCTACCAATAGTGGCTCCTCCTCGGCCCGGTTGTACTGGGAGAGCTTCAAGACCCTGGACGCGACAACTCGTGTGGAATTGCCCACTGGTATTGCTGCCTTCCCCAAGGAGGTCCTGCGCGCACCGCGAAGTTGGTGCGAACCGATCTACAACATCACCCATTGGACGACCATGCCGCGCGGCGGGCACTTCGCCGCTCTGGAACAACCGAGGCTCTTCGTCGACGACATCCGCGCATTCTTCGAATCCGTGCGGTGA
- a CDS encoding MCE family protein, whose translation MKPFAERNFVLMGTIGVLATAVLVVGALNYSKLPFVSSGKTYSAYFDEAGGLTTGAPVRVSGAPAGQVESITLDGQWVLVKFTVADGIRLGDRSEASIKTTSVLGNKVLDLTTRGAGTLSGAIPVERTTSPYQLPDALGDLTTTISGLDTEQLSTSLTVLSQTLQDTPDDLRLAVAGVARFSETLNQRDARLRELLANAAKATTVLGERTTDIVRLISDTNALLAQLRSQSAALDEISTNITQLSRQIAGFIAENKTTLKPALDKLNEVLAILDNRKVQIQESIKGLAAYAMQFGETVAAGPFFNAYLANLVPGQFIQPFVDAAFSDLGLDPNVLLPSERTDPQVGQPGTPALPIPYPRTGQGGDPKLTLPDAITGNPGDPRYPYREPVPAPPPGGPPPGPPAPPPPDQQFPQPPTPSPVFVPAPDEVAPGPTDSSIPQGRP comes from the coding sequence ATGAAGCCGTTCGCGGAGCGCAACTTCGTTCTCATGGGAACCATCGGTGTATTGGCCACCGCCGTGCTCGTAGTCGGCGCGCTCAACTACAGCAAGCTGCCGTTCGTCTCCTCCGGCAAGACCTATTCGGCATATTTCGACGAGGCTGGTGGACTGACCACCGGAGCCCCGGTGCGGGTGTCGGGCGCTCCCGCCGGCCAAGTCGAGAGCATCACGCTCGACGGGCAGTGGGTACTGGTCAAGTTCACGGTGGCCGACGGTATCCGGCTGGGGGACCGCAGCGAGGCGTCGATCAAGACGACCAGTGTGCTTGGCAATAAGGTCCTTGATCTCACCACCCGCGGCGCGGGGACACTCTCCGGCGCCATCCCTGTCGAGCGGACGACCTCACCGTATCAATTGCCGGACGCCCTCGGAGACCTTACGACTACCATCAGCGGGCTCGACACCGAGCAGCTGTCAACGTCGTTAACAGTGCTGTCCCAGACGCTCCAAGACACCCCCGATGACCTGCGCCTCGCCGTCGCAGGTGTCGCACGTTTCTCGGAAACTCTCAACCAGCGCGATGCCCGGCTGCGCGAACTGCTCGCGAACGCCGCCAAGGCGACCACCGTCCTGGGCGAACGCACTACCGACATAGTGCGTCTGATCTCCGACACCAATGCGTTGCTGGCGCAGCTGCGTTCGCAAAGCGCTGCGCTGGATGAGATCTCGACGAACATCACTCAGCTCAGTCGGCAGATCGCCGGGTTCATTGCGGAAAACAAGACGACGCTCAAACCTGCACTCGACAAACTCAACGAGGTTCTCGCGATCCTCGACAACCGGAAAGTTCAGATCCAAGAGTCCATCAAAGGACTGGCGGCCTATGCAATGCAGTTCGGCGAGACCGTCGCTGCCGGTCCCTTCTTCAACGCTTACCTCGCCAACCTAGTGCCTGGACAGTTCATTCAACCGTTCGTCGATGCGGCATTCTCCGATCTCGGTCTGGATCCCAACGTGCTGCTGCCCTCCGAGCGCACCGACCCCCAGGTGGGCCAGCCCGGCACCCCGGCGCTACCGATTCCATATCCGAGGACCGGCCAGGGCGGCGACCCCAAATTGACTCTGCCGGATGCGATCACTGGAAACCCGGGCGATCCCCGCTACCCGTACCGCGAACCCGTACCGGCCCCGCCGCCAGGCGGCCCGCCGCCAGGTCCGCCGGCACCCCCGCCACCCGATCAGCAGTTCCCACAGCCGCCGACGCCAAGCCCGGTCTTCGTGCCGGCGCCCGACGAAGTCGCGCCCGGACCAACAGACTCCTCGATCCCCCAAGGCAGACCATGA
- a CDS encoding MCE family protein encodes MTGKRCFRAAAVLVIALTIAALPGCGFRGLNSFRLPGTQGHGQGSYTIQAEMPDVENLQPNSRVRVGDVNVGTVTKIERRGWHALLTLALDGGVDLPANSTVSLGQTSLLGSLHIELAPPTDVRPAGKLRAGSLIPLSSAGAYPSTEQTLASVSLLLNGGGVGQVQDITTALTSALGGRENEFRSLLTQLDTFTANVNGQIDDIIAATESLNNLAAQFAAQKPVIDKALETIPDALAVINAERDQLVEAVDQLGKFGALAADTVNQSQESLIQILNDLGPVLESLANAGPALTRSLNLFTTIPFVKDNLTKWWRGDYANITTIVDLTLSRIDAALFTGTRFEGNLTELELQWGRTIGQLPSPYTARNPLIVPYRLDQGP; translated from the coding sequence ATGACGGGGAAGCGCTGCTTTCGTGCCGCCGCGGTGCTCGTGATCGCGCTGACCATCGCCGCGCTGCCGGGATGCGGTTTTCGCGGCTTGAACTCCTTTCGGCTGCCCGGGACGCAAGGCCACGGGCAGGGCTCTTACACGATCCAAGCCGAAATGCCCGATGTCGAAAACCTTCAGCCGAACTCGCGTGTCCGAGTGGGTGACGTCAATGTGGGTACGGTCACGAAGATCGAGCGTCGAGGGTGGCATGCGCTGCTTACCCTCGCACTCGATGGTGGCGTCGACCTTCCCGCCAACTCGACCGTGTCGCTGGGTCAAACCAGCCTGCTGGGCTCGCTACACATCGAGTTGGCGCCCCCCACCGATGTTCGCCCGGCGGGAAAACTCCGGGCCGGTTCGCTGATTCCGTTGTCCTCGGCTGGGGCCTACCCGTCCACCGAACAGACCCTGGCGTCGGTCTCCCTCCTGCTCAACGGCGGCGGAGTGGGGCAGGTACAGGACATCACCACAGCACTCACGTCCGCGCTGGGAGGCCGCGAAAACGAATTCCGCAGCCTGCTCACACAACTGGACACCTTCACCGCCAACGTCAACGGTCAAATCGACGACATCATCGCGGCCACCGAGAGCCTCAACAATCTGGCCGCCCAGTTCGCCGCACAAAAACCGGTCATCGACAAGGCGCTAGAAACGATTCCCGACGCGCTGGCGGTGATTAACGCCGAACGCGACCAGCTCGTGGAGGCGGTCGACCAGCTCGGCAAATTCGGCGCACTGGCCGCCGACACAGTCAACCAGTCGCAGGAGTCATTGATCCAGATCTTGAACGACCTGGGACCGGTACTGGAATCACTGGCGAACGCCGGTCCCGCGTTGACCCGTTCACTGAACCTGTTCACCACGATTCCGTTTGTGAAAGACAACCTGACCAAGTGGTGGCGGGGTGATTACGCCAATATCACCACCATCGTCGACTTGACATTAAGTCGCATCGACGCGGCGCTATTCACCGGTACCCGGTTCGAAGGCAACCTCACCGAACTCGAATTGCAGTGGGGCCGCACGATCGGGCAACTGCCAAGCCCCTACACCGCGCGAAATCCGCTAATTGTCCCCTACCGGTTGGACCAAGGACCGTAA
- a CDS encoding MCE family protein yields MADGMGARRISPEWWAMLLVVGIVAAVVLSLTMFNRTFTPSVTVTLTADRSGLVLEPNSRVKMRGVQVGRVSSVGGGDSTRIQLDIDPAQIQYIPANVEARIQSISLFGAKYVDLVYPPNPSPQRLSAGAVLRSLNVATEVNTVFQNAVQLIKAIDPFKLNAVLSALAEGVRGQGDRIGEAITASNQVLLQLNPRTDTLREDFRALKGVSDTYSAAAKNIIDTLAAATTTSATVTSHAQQLDALLLNVVGLSRSGVDLLGASKDNLVTAVNLLEPTTNLLMKYNPELTCLIVGAKTTLDSGYADMLGGNGKSLIMDAELLPGYDPYRYPKNLPINAAKGGEGGKPGCGSLPDVAQNFPVRQLIANTGFGTGLDWRPNPGIGFPGYANYFPVTRAVPEPPSIRYPGGPAPGPMPYPGAPPYGAPQYGPDGTPLYPGVPPPPSRGPTPP; encoded by the coding sequence ATGGCAGACGGTATGGGCGCTCGTCGGATCTCCCCTGAATGGTGGGCGATGTTGCTCGTCGTGGGCATCGTCGCGGCGGTGGTGCTAAGTCTGACCATGTTCAACAGGACGTTCACCCCAAGCGTGACGGTGACTCTGACAGCGGACCGCTCCGGTCTGGTGCTGGAGCCCAACTCCCGCGTGAAGATGCGCGGGGTGCAGGTCGGCCGCGTCAGTTCTGTCGGCGGCGGAGACTCGACCCGCATCCAGCTGGACATTGACCCTGCCCAGATTCAATACATCCCGGCCAACGTCGAGGCGCGAATCCAATCGATATCCCTGTTCGGGGCGAAGTACGTCGACCTCGTCTACCCACCCAACCCAAGCCCACAGCGGCTGTCCGCGGGAGCGGTGCTGAGATCATTGAACGTCGCCACCGAGGTCAACACCGTGTTTCAAAACGCGGTGCAGCTGATCAAGGCGATCGACCCGTTCAAGCTGAATGCTGTACTCAGCGCGCTTGCCGAGGGCGTGAGAGGACAGGGCGACAGGATCGGCGAAGCGATCACCGCGAGCAATCAGGTTCTGCTGCAGCTGAATCCGCGCACAGACACTCTGCGCGAGGACTTCCGCGCGCTTAAAGGTGTCAGCGACACCTACAGCGCCGCGGCAAAGAACATCATCGACACCCTGGCCGCCGCGACCACCACCAGCGCGACAGTCACCAGCCATGCCCAGCAACTCGATGCGCTGCTGCTCAACGTAGTGGGGCTGTCGCGCAGCGGAGTGGACCTGCTAGGGGCCAGCAAAGACAACCTGGTGACTGCGGTCAACCTGCTGGAACCCACGACGAACTTGCTTATGAAGTACAACCCCGAGCTCACCTGCTTGATCGTCGGCGCCAAGACCACTCTGGACTCCGGCTATGCCGACATGCTTGGCGGAAACGGCAAGTCTCTCATCATGGACGCTGAGCTGTTGCCGGGATACGACCCGTACCGGTATCCGAAAAACTTGCCCATCAACGCTGCTAAGGGCGGGGAAGGAGGCAAGCCCGGGTGCGGCTCGCTCCCCGACGTCGCCCAGAACTTCCCGGTGAGACAGCTGATCGCCAACACCGGCTTCGGCACCGGATTGGATTGGCGGCCCAATCCCGGCATCGGATTCCCCGGGTACGCCAACTACTTCCCGGTGACTCGGGCGGTCCCCGAACCGCCGAGTATCCGCTACCCGGGCGGCCCGGCGCCCGGTCCCATGCCCTACCCCGGTGCGCCGCCCTACGGCGCACCCCAGTACGGCCCCGACGGAACGCCCCTATATCCCGGGGTCCCGCCACCGCCGTCACGGGGACCCACACCACCGTGA
- a CDS encoding MCE family protein: MTNSRTKLALAIVLVSLIVGGAIAVTRAAHQVDRVHVVAYFDNSNGVFVGDDVRIKGVRVGGIEAIEPQPTLVKIAFWFDAKYTVPAEAKAVILSPTLVTSRAIQLTPGYTGGPMLQDNAVIPRERTAVPVEFDEFRQQLERLTTLLQPTEPGGVSTLGALVNTAADNLRGQGPAIRDAIIKLSQSVSALADHSPDIFSSVKNLSTLVSALQDSTVLVRQLNQNLAAVTGLLTNNPTEVGDAVKNLNDVVGDLTAFVAANRETIGATSDKLTSVSDALTGSIDDIKQLLHIAPTTLSNAANLYKPAQGTLTGVLNVANFSDPITFLCGAVQAASRLNSEQSAKLCVQYLAPIIKNRQYNFPPIGVNPFVQASARPNEVTYSEDWMRPDYVPPQPISPPDATASDPNAPPPLAGPALPAEAPVPVSGPSGQPTDPAAGLPGMMIPPGGGS, translated from the coding sequence ATGACAAACTCTCGGACCAAACTCGCATTGGCAATCGTTTTGGTCAGCCTCATTGTGGGCGGCGCGATTGCGGTGACGCGTGCGGCACACCAGGTCGATCGTGTGCACGTCGTCGCCTACTTCGACAACAGCAACGGAGTGTTCGTCGGCGATGATGTGCGTATAAAGGGCGTTCGCGTAGGCGGGATCGAGGCCATCGAACCGCAGCCCACACTAGTCAAAATCGCGTTCTGGTTCGACGCCAAATACACGGTGCCCGCCGAGGCCAAAGCGGTGATCCTGTCGCCGACGCTGGTGACCTCTCGCGCCATCCAATTGACCCCCGGCTACACCGGTGGCCCGATGCTGCAGGACAACGCCGTCATCCCCAGAGAACGCACCGCTGTTCCAGTGGAGTTCGACGAGTTCCGGCAACAGCTCGAACGGTTGACGACACTGCTGCAGCCAACCGAGCCCGGCGGAGTCAGCACGCTGGGCGCCCTGGTAAACACCGCCGCCGACAACTTGCGTGGCCAAGGCCCGGCAATACGCGACGCCATCATCAAGTTGTCACAGTCGGTGTCCGCGCTAGCCGATCACAGCCCGGACATCTTTAGCAGCGTCAAGAATCTTTCGACACTCGTGTCTGCGCTGCAGGACAGCACTGTGCTGGTACGTCAGCTGAATCAGAACCTGGCGGCGGTAACCGGGCTCCTGACCAACAACCCGACCGAAGTCGGGGACGCTGTGAAGAACCTCAATGACGTGGTGGGCGACCTGACGGCCTTCGTCGCCGCAAACCGCGAGACGATCGGCGCCACGTCGGACAAGTTGACGTCGGTCTCCGATGCACTGACGGGCAGCATCGACGACATCAAACAGCTGCTGCATATCGCGCCGACGACGTTGTCAAACGCCGCCAACCTCTACAAGCCCGCCCAGGGCACACTCACCGGAGTGCTCAACGTCGCCAACTTTTCGGATCCAATTACTTTTTTGTGCGGCGCAGTACAGGCCGCCTCGCGACTGAACAGCGAACAATCGGCGAAATTATGCGTGCAGTACTTGGCGCCGATCATCAAGAACCGCCAATATAACTTCCCCCCGATCGGGGTGAACCCGTTCGTCCAGGCCAGCGCCCGGCCGAATGAAGTGACGTACAGTGAGGACTGGATGCGGCCGGACTACGTTCCGCCGCAACCGATTTCGCCACCCGATGCAACCGCCTCCGACCCGAATGCGCCGCCACCGCTTGCCGGGCCAGCGCTGCCTGCTGAAGCCCCGGTGCCGGTTTCTGGCCCGTCGGGTCAGCCCACCGATCCGGCCGCCGGGCTGCCCGGCATGATGATTCCACCCGGGGGCGGCTCATGA
- a CDS encoding MCE family protein, with amino-acid sequence MTNRVSAVLWRLGIFVLVCALGAFALFAVFAQLRFEREQTYTAVFTNVSGLESEDFVRIAGVEVGKVQTITVRDDSTVQVEFGADDSVVLTDGSRAVIKYDNLIGDRYLAIEEGAGGTKKLRPGDTIPLNRTAPALDLDAVIGGFRPLFRALDPTQVNTLTSQLIAAFQGQGATIGSILAQTAALTNTLADRDELIGQTIVNLNAVLGSLGEHSEQFGKAIDSLSELVHGLQARKQDISNGVAYANEAARSIADLLAQARPPLQKTVHETDRTATAVLADRDYFDNLLNTLPDAYRVLLRQGLYGNYFAFYLCDLLLKVNGKGGQPVYIKLVGQSSGRCTPQ; translated from the coding sequence GTGACCAATAGAGTGTCGGCTGTCTTGTGGCGCCTCGGCATCTTCGTGCTCGTGTGCGCTCTGGGTGCATTTGCCCTCTTTGCCGTCTTCGCGCAGCTGCGCTTCGAGCGCGAACAGACCTATACCGCTGTCTTCACCAACGTCAGCGGACTGGAGAGCGAGGATTTCGTCCGCATCGCCGGTGTGGAGGTCGGCAAGGTCCAAACAATCACAGTCCGCGATGACTCCACGGTCCAGGTCGAGTTCGGGGCCGACGACTCGGTGGTACTCACCGACGGCAGCCGCGCTGTCATCAAATACGACAACCTGATCGGAGACCGCTACCTGGCGATCGAGGAAGGCGCGGGCGGGACCAAGAAACTGCGGCCCGGCGACACAATTCCGTTGAATCGCACCGCGCCCGCACTGGATCTGGACGCGGTGATCGGTGGGTTCCGGCCGCTGTTCCGCGCCCTGGACCCCACACAGGTCAACACTCTCACCAGCCAACTCATCGCAGCTTTTCAGGGTCAAGGCGCCACAATCGGTTCCATACTGGCTCAGACCGCAGCGCTGACGAACACTCTGGCCGACCGAGACGAGCTGATCGGGCAGACCATCGTCAACTTGAACGCGGTGCTGGGATCGCTGGGCGAGCACAGCGAGCAATTCGGCAAGGCTATCGACTCGCTGTCGGAGCTCGTACACGGGCTGCAAGCCCGCAAGCAGGACATCAGCAACGGAGTGGCCTACGCCAACGAGGCTGCCCGCTCGATCGCCGACCTTCTCGCACAAGCCCGACCACCGCTGCAGAAAACTGTGCACGAGACCGATCGCACCGCGACCGCTGTGCTCGCAGATCGTGACTACTTCGACAACCTCCTCAATACATTGCCCGACGCCTACCGAGTACTGCTGCGGCAAGGGCTCTACGGCAACTACTTCGCCTTTTACCTGTGCGATCTGCTGCTGAAAGTGAATGGAAAGGGCGGACAACCCGTGTACATCAAGCTGGTCGGACAAAGTAGCGGCAGGTGCACACCCCAATGA